In Castor canadensis chromosome 11, mCasCan1.hap1v2, whole genome shotgun sequence, a single genomic region encodes these proteins:
- the Ccdc43 gene encoding coiled-coil domain-containing protein 43, whose amino-acid sequence MAAPSEVAAAASVKSDGGGGGFGSWLDGRLEALGVDQAVYGAYILGVLQEEEEEEKLDALQGILSAFLEEDSLLDICKEIVERWSETQNVVTKVKKEDEVQAIATLIEKQAQIVVKPRMVSEEEKQRKAALLAQYADVTDEEDEADEKDDSGATMMTIGSDRTLFRNTNVEDVLNARKLERDSLRDESQRKKEQDKLQRERDKLAKQERKEKEKKRTQRGERKR is encoded by the exons ATGGCGGCGCCCAGCGAAGTAGCTGCGGCAGCCTCCGTCAAAAGCGATGGCGGGGGCGGGGGTTTTGGATCTTGGCTGGACGGACGGTTGGAGGCGCTGGGAGTGGACCAAGCCGTTTACGGCGCCTACATCCTTGGTGTCCtgcaagaggaggaggaagaagagaagctgGATGCCCTGCAGGGTATCCTCTCTGCTTTCTTG GAAGAAGATTCTCTCCTTGATATCTGCAAAGAGATTGTGGAACGATGGTCAGAAACTCAGAATGTTGtcaccaaagtgaaaaaagaag ATGAGGTACAGGCCATTGCCACCCTAATTGAGAAGCAGGCACAGATCGTGGTGAAGCCCAGGATGGTATCAGAAGAGGAGAAGCAGAGAAAAGCTGCCCTGCTGGCCCAGTATGCTGATGTGACAGATGAAGAAGA TGAAGCAGATGAGAAGGATGATTCAGGTGCCACCATGATGACCATTGGTTCTGACAGAA CCCTGTTCCGAAACACCAATGTGGAAGATGTTCTGAATGCTCGGAAATTGGAGCGAGACTCGCTTCGGGATGAGTcccaaagaaagaaggaacaggACAAGCTGCAAAGGGAGAGGGATAAACTAGCCAAGCAGGAgcgcaaagaaaaggaaaagaaaaggacacAGAGAGGAGAGCGAAAGCGATAA